One segment of Natronosalvus halobius DNA contains the following:
- a CDS encoding polysaccharide deacetylase family protein, which produces MLDEHAFAVCLTHDVDRPYKTYQAPYYALMNRDPSQLRSLFSRDRPYWQFEEIMALEEDLGVRSTFFFLNEQNLFRDKSPREWLRPANWKHFVGRYEITDPAIVDVIRELDAGGWEVGLHGSYESPDDPVRLREEKSQLERVLGHEITGGRQHYLRLTRPDTWEIHRNIGLRYDASLGSTDEVGFQHEYGLLRPFDDEFAVFPLTAMEVALLGPETDLESARERGYELLREAERNDAVATLLWHPRFFNEDEFSGYRQLYIDLVEYAQERNAWIGSCAEFLRRIDESNELERKPVRERP; this is translated from the coding sequence GTGCTCGATGAGCACGCGTTCGCGGTCTGTCTCACGCACGACGTCGACCGACCGTACAAAACGTACCAGGCGCCGTACTACGCCCTCATGAACCGAGACCCTTCGCAACTGCGGTCCCTGTTCTCGAGGGATCGACCGTACTGGCAGTTCGAGGAGATCATGGCCCTCGAGGAGGACCTCGGCGTCAGGTCGACGTTCTTCTTTCTGAACGAGCAGAATCTGTTCCGCGACAAATCGCCGCGGGAGTGGCTGCGACCGGCGAACTGGAAACACTTCGTGGGCCGATACGAGATCACGGATCCGGCGATCGTCGACGTCATTCGTGAGCTCGATGCCGGCGGGTGGGAAGTCGGATTGCACGGTTCTTACGAGTCTCCTGACGATCCGGTTCGGTTGAGAGAGGAGAAGTCGCAGTTGGAGCGAGTCCTGGGTCACGAAATCACCGGTGGGAGGCAGCACTATCTCCGACTGACTCGGCCGGACACGTGGGAAATTCACCGAAATATCGGGTTACGGTACGACGCCAGTCTCGGTTCGACGGACGAGGTCGGCTTTCAACACGAGTACGGTCTTTTGCGCCCCTTCGACGACGAGTTCGCGGTCTTCCCACTCACCGCGATGGAGGTTGCCCTTCTCGGGCCGGAAACAGACCTCGAGTCGGCCCGGGAACGAGGCTACGAACTGCTCCGTGAGGCCGAGCGAAACGACGCCGTCGCCACGTTGCTGTGGCACCCACGGTTTTTCAACGAGGACGAATTCAGTGGGTATCGCCAGTTGTACATCGACCTCGTCGAGTACGCCCAGGAACGCAACGCCTGGATCGGCTCCTGCGCGGAGTTCCTCCGACGTATCGACGAATCGAACGAATTGGAACGAAAGCCAGTTCGAGAGCGTCCATAG
- a CDS encoding glycoside hydrolase family 55 protein: MNRRKYLTAVGGLPPTLAGYVLSVQGAEIDEDGNVPAPDADRATFADHWRHVDVVDYGADPTGEDDVTPVLEEIIAEEGGDELLVLFPPGTYRMDAGFEHDSFRDFGLLGYNATIEPSSTFEGVGVYDSKVFALGPSRSFSGHNVYIGGFEFDFGNVEDEDGIAGSAVVSYATGDVIFEHLVTAGRPTSGRRMIELMGMEDSRGQIYDCVVDGGPGVGVYVETTDNAVATITHSLVRNCADNGFYCSNGSVVIENCTAIDNDISNVRIGGVVRDSVVWVRDSELSNARGYWLRDGDCWVENCYGYNDAEGSRPVLEVAPSGASVTITGSRFGSDADRRIAVVNEDGEGDDGLVTFRDCTFFGEKNSNVTEDAITVARDETAFLDCSCSLTGDVYPIRFNGGPQNCRVIGGRYDSERPIRFESGRGGVVRDVTLETGDSVGRLEIDVPDVVVENVPGDVSTGVRTVIDGLGANGSSNPADDGDWHDHGREGVLVAWTDPDADEERLSIYRNGDWYSWTVE, encoded by the coding sequence ATGAATCGCCGGAAGTACCTGACGGCAGTCGGTGGCCTCCCACCGACCCTCGCTGGCTACGTACTGTCCGTCCAGGGTGCAGAAATAGACGAGGACGGGAACGTACCAGCACCCGATGCCGACAGGGCGACGTTCGCGGATCACTGGCGCCACGTCGACGTCGTCGACTACGGAGCGGACCCGACCGGCGAGGACGACGTCACACCAGTTCTCGAGGAGATTATCGCCGAGGAAGGCGGCGACGAACTACTCGTCCTCTTTCCACCCGGGACGTACCGGATGGACGCCGGATTCGAACACGATTCGTTTCGAGACTTCGGATTACTCGGCTACAACGCGACGATCGAACCGTCCTCGACGTTCGAGGGAGTCGGCGTCTACGATTCTAAGGTATTTGCACTGGGTCCGTCCCGGTCGTTCAGCGGACACAACGTCTACATCGGCGGCTTCGAGTTCGATTTCGGGAACGTCGAAGACGAAGACGGCATCGCGGGTTCCGCTGTCGTCTCGTACGCGACCGGAGACGTGATTTTCGAACATCTCGTGACAGCGGGAAGGCCGACGAGCGGTCGGCGCATGATCGAACTGATGGGGATGGAAGACTCTCGTGGACAAATCTACGACTGCGTCGTCGATGGGGGGCCAGGCGTGGGTGTCTACGTCGAGACGACCGACAACGCGGTCGCAACGATCACGCACAGTCTGGTCCGGAACTGCGCCGACAACGGATTCTACTGTTCGAACGGGTCGGTCGTCATCGAGAACTGTACGGCTATCGACAACGACATTTCGAACGTTCGAATCGGCGGCGTCGTTCGCGACAGCGTCGTCTGGGTCCGCGATTCTGAGCTGTCCAACGCCCGCGGCTACTGGCTTCGTGACGGCGACTGCTGGGTCGAGAACTGCTACGGGTACAACGACGCCGAGGGATCACGGCCAGTGCTCGAGGTTGCGCCTTCAGGCGCGTCAGTCACGATAACCGGCTCTCGGTTCGGATCCGACGCGGATCGACGGATCGCGGTCGTCAACGAGGACGGCGAAGGCGACGACGGCCTGGTGACGTTTCGAGACTGCACGTTCTTTGGCGAAAAGAACTCCAACGTCACGGAAGACGCGATCACCGTGGCCAGGGACGAGACGGCGTTTCTGGATTGTTCGTGTTCGCTCACCGGCGACGTGTATCCGATACGATTCAACGGGGGCCCCCAGAACTGCCGCGTGATCGGCGGTCGATACGACTCCGAGCGACCAATACGTTTCGAATCGGGAAGAGGCGGTGTCGTCCGGGACGTCACTCTCGAGACCGGTGATTCGGTCGGACGACTCGAAATCGACGTGCCAGACGTCGTCGTCGAAAACGTTCCAGGGGACGTTTCGACGGGCGTTCGAACGGTCATCGACGGACTCGGGGCCAACGGGTCGTCGAATCCGGCCGACGACGGCGATTGGCACGATCACGGGCGTGAGGGAGTCCTCGTCGCCTGGACGGATCCGGATGCTGACGAGGAACGACTCTCGATCTATCGAAACGGGGACTGGTACTCCTGGACGGTCGAGTGA
- the wecB gene encoding non-hydrolyzing UDP-N-acetylglucosamine 2-epimerase, producing the protein MKVLTVVGARPQFVKASAVSRALNAAGHDEQLVHTGQHYDEELSDVFFEELEIPDPAYELGVGSASHGAQTAAMIDGLESVVAEVEPDVIVLYGDTNSTLAGAIVGSKVDTTVAHVEAGLRSFTDMPEEVNRRLTDHAADLLFAPTARAVTNLAAEGLKEGVYRSGDVMYDVLLRVVDLPVDRTTILERFEVTPGNYVLATVHRERNTDDPARLRSIVDALSTSSLPVVFPAHPRTIDRLERNDLLDRARRDLHLTEPVGYLDFVRLLDAADRVVTDSGGVQKEAFFLDTPCVTLREETEWGETVECGWNELVGTDGRAIERALERERSLEDKPSPYGDGRAAESIIEVLERAR; encoded by the coding sequence ATGAAGGTACTCACCGTCGTCGGCGCCCGTCCACAGTTCGTGAAGGCGTCGGCCGTTTCGCGTGCGCTGAACGCAGCGGGCCACGACGAGCAACTCGTCCACACCGGCCAGCACTACGACGAGGAACTCTCGGACGTCTTCTTCGAGGAACTCGAGATTCCCGACCCCGCCTACGAACTGGGGGTCGGTTCGGCATCTCACGGCGCGCAAACAGCGGCGATGATCGACGGCCTCGAATCGGTCGTCGCCGAGGTCGAACCAGACGTAATCGTCCTCTACGGGGACACGAACTCGACGCTCGCCGGCGCGATCGTCGGTTCGAAGGTCGACACGACAGTCGCTCACGTCGAGGCCGGTCTGCGGAGTTTCACCGACATGCCCGAAGAGGTGAACCGACGACTGACGGATCACGCGGCGGACCTGCTATTTGCGCCAACGGCGAGAGCGGTTACGAACCTCGCCGCTGAAGGCCTCAAAGAGGGCGTCTACCGGAGTGGCGACGTAATGTACGACGTGCTCTTGCGGGTCGTCGATCTTCCAGTCGATCGGACGACGATTCTCGAGCGATTCGAGGTGACGCCTGGAAACTACGTCCTGGCGACCGTCCACCGCGAGCGAAACACGGACGATCCGGCCAGGCTTCGATCGATCGTCGACGCGCTCTCGACGTCGTCGCTTCCGGTCGTATTCCCGGCGCACCCTCGAACTATCGATCGGCTCGAGCGCAACGACCTCCTCGACCGAGCGAGACGCGATCTACACCTTACCGAGCCGGTTGGGTACCTTGACTTCGTCCGGTTACTCGACGCGGCCGACCGTGTCGTCACCGACTCGGGCGGGGTCCAGAAGGAGGCGTTTTTCCTCGATACCCCCTGTGTCACGCTCCGGGAGGAGACCGAGTGGGGCGAAACGGTCGAATGTGGCTGGAACGAACTCGTCGGCACGGATGGACGAGCGATCGAGCGTGCCCTGGAACGAGAACGCTCACTCGAGGACAAGCCGTCGCCGTACGGCGACGGACGGGCAGCCGAATCCATCATCGAGGTGCTCGAACGTGCTCGATGA
- a CDS encoding glycosyltransferase family 2 protein, whose amino-acid sequence MYRNHSVAAVVPAYNEERLIGDVVRKMPPFVDRLYVVNDCSTDGTWEAILEAARSDARRRVDREGAVADRVERIRTDGGENHALAARATVHDPIGRVVPIDHRENRGAGGAIKTGYLAARAGRLDIVVTVDGDGQMDLEAMPKLLDPIVDGVADYAKGNRLLATDHQRSMPRFRLFGNAILSLLTKIASGYWKLSDPQNGYTAISRDALEAVDLESMYEYYGYCNDLLVKLNARSTRVADVSIPAVYGDEESSIVYSTYVRNVSGMLLRNFIWRLETRYLRFDFHPIVLFYLFGAGASALGTLGVLWSFLSRDRSRESPFIRVLMSALLFLTGWLFLLFAMVFDMQENEDREVVIHE is encoded by the coding sequence ATGTACCGAAATCACTCCGTCGCCGCTGTCGTTCCGGCGTACAATGAGGAACGATTAATCGGCGACGTCGTCAGGAAGATGCCTCCGTTCGTCGACCGACTGTACGTCGTGAACGACTGTTCCACGGACGGCACGTGGGAGGCAATTCTCGAGGCAGCGCGGTCGGACGCACGCCGTCGGGTCGACCGAGAGGGAGCCGTTGCGGACCGGGTCGAACGAATTCGGACCGACGGTGGAGAGAACCACGCGCTCGCAGCGAGAGCAACCGTTCACGACCCGATCGGTCGCGTCGTCCCGATCGATCACCGCGAGAACCGCGGCGCCGGAGGCGCGATCAAGACCGGCTATCTGGCGGCACGGGCCGGGCGACTCGACATCGTCGTCACCGTCGACGGCGACGGCCAGATGGATCTCGAGGCGATGCCGAAACTCCTCGACCCGATCGTCGACGGGGTCGCGGACTACGCGAAGGGGAATCGACTGCTCGCTACCGATCATCAGCGATCGATGCCGCGGTTTCGACTGTTTGGCAACGCGATCCTCTCGCTGCTGACGAAAATCGCTTCGGGATACTGGAAGCTGAGTGACCCCCAGAACGGTTACACGGCGATTTCGAGGGACGCGCTAGAAGCCGTCGACCTCGAGTCGATGTACGAGTACTACGGCTACTGCAACGACCTCCTCGTGAAGCTGAACGCCAGAAGTACCCGTGTCGCCGACGTTTCGATTCCTGCAGTCTACGGCGACGAGGAGTCGAGCATCGTCTACTCGACGTACGTCCGGAACGTCTCGGGAATGCTCCTACGGAACTTCATCTGGCGACTCGAGACCCGATACCTTCGGTTCGATTTCCACCCTATCGTCCTGTTCTACCTCTTCGGTGCGGGTGCGTCCGCACTCGGGACGCTCGGCGTGCTCTGGTCGTTCCTCTCTCGCGACCGTTCCAGAGAATCGCCATTCATTCGCGTCCTCATGAGTGCCCTCCTGTTTCTCACCGGCTGGCTGTTCCTGCTGTTCGCGATGGTGTTCGACATGCAGGAAAACGAAGATCGTGAAGTGGTGATTCACGAATGA
- a CDS encoding ATP-dependent carboxylate-amine ligase — translation MSADPTVLLLDGDYPTALTVAKELSEDLGATIVGVGTTRYSRLLRSRYCDEKILAPPPESERYGDAVESAVRTYRPDFVLPVGYQSTVAVDRLRSILPSSVSTSLPSSESLHAGADKSVVLDRAARLGIDVPEEYSSVVEQIDANGRPRGALERLNFPVFLKARHESGGGETTARVDDPARFWRTYDHIAAVAPGGDVLVQELIEGTRSTYGIGVLCSDNDVVLRFGHEELRSVPRWGGSGTHLRTYRNPSLETQATALLQDIGWNGIALVEFKRRSDGSFVLMEVNPKFWASYALASERGYRFASTMVASALGLNVDIPVRTLETVDEMVFPLRELQYCVRQPTRSEISAAARTVLTPGAKWSLDWTDPIAWLMPPVAAMERVTDVETRLEAAVETVTGRRSRNVREDRR, via the coding sequence ATGTCTGCCGATCCGACGGTCCTCCTTCTCGATGGAGATTACCCGACTGCGCTGACCGTCGCAAAGGAACTCTCCGAGGATCTCGGTGCGACGATCGTCGGCGTCGGAACGACGCGATACAGTCGCCTGCTCCGATCGAGGTACTGCGACGAGAAAATCCTCGCCCCTCCGCCGGAGAGCGAGAGATACGGCGACGCCGTCGAGTCGGCGGTTCGGACCTATCGCCCGGACTTCGTCTTGCCAGTCGGGTACCAATCGACGGTTGCAGTCGACCGACTTCGATCGATCCTCCCCTCCTCTGTTTCTACCTCTCTCCCCTCGAGCGAGTCGCTCCATGCCGGAGCCGACAAGTCCGTTGTCCTCGACCGTGCGGCCCGTCTCGGAATCGACGTTCCGGAGGAGTACTCGAGCGTCGTCGAGCAAATCGACGCGAACGGGCGACCGAGGGGTGCTCTCGAGCGACTGAACTTCCCCGTGTTTCTCAAGGCCAGACACGAATCCGGCGGTGGCGAGACGACGGCCAGGGTCGACGACCCTGCTCGCTTCTGGCGAACCTACGACCACATTGCGGCGGTTGCGCCGGGAGGGGACGTGCTCGTCCAGGAGCTAATCGAGGGGACGAGGTCGACCTACGGGATCGGCGTCCTCTGTTCGGACAACGACGTCGTGCTCAGGTTCGGTCACGAGGAACTTCGGTCCGTTCCTCGTTGGGGCGGAAGTGGGACACATCTCCGAACCTACCGGAACCCCTCTCTCGAGACCCAGGCAACGGCCTTGCTACAGGACATAGGGTGGAACGGAATCGCACTTGTCGAGTTCAAACGCCGGTCCGACGGTTCGTTCGTGCTCATGGAGGTGAACCCGAAGTTCTGGGCGTCGTACGCGCTGGCCAGCGAGCGCGGCTACCGATTCGCCTCGACGATGGTCGCCTCCGCTCTCGGCCTGAACGTCGACATACCGGTCAGGACCCTCGAAACGGTCGACGAAATGGTATTTCCGCTTCGGGAACTCCAGTACTGCGTTCGGCAACCGACCCGAAGCGAAATCTCGGCCGCTGCCAGGACGGTACTGACCCCAGGTGCGAAGTGGAGCCTCGACTGGACCGACCCCATCGCCTGGCTGATGCCACCCGTCGCCGCGATGGAACGAGTCACCGACGTAGAGACTCGACTCGAGGCCGCCGTCGAGACCGTAACCGGCCGCCGATCGCGGAACGTCAGGGAGGATCGACGATGA
- a CDS encoding class I SAM-dependent methyltransferase: MNTDLFTDRKRAEMDRYNEDDDEGKWIADYLSTDGYNDLMDAGHHRLVRETLAKHLTSNASVLSIGAGQGDWLRESTRHDPRHSLALDISVNELRRGSNAENGDRIEWLCGDAERLPVRDDSIDFVLAAAVLHHLPQWKDAILNEICRVLSPDGVFLFFDPLRYNPFAMFARRFLETRKRTEAEVPLNPFTLRSTLEASFETVDLTGFYVISPICTLLDAIAPIDLEGAIYELAEIERRLSKRGLLPMTAEVVGIATDPR; encoded by the coding sequence ATGAATACCGACCTATTCACGGACAGAAAGCGGGCAGAGATGGATCGTTACAACGAAGACGACGACGAGGGCAAGTGGATTGCTGACTATCTATCTACTGATGGGTACAACGACCTCATGGATGCTGGACATCACCGACTCGTTCGCGAGACGCTGGCGAAACACCTGACATCGAACGCGTCGGTCCTGTCGATCGGAGCGGGACAAGGTGACTGGCTCCGCGAGTCTACCAGGCACGATCCGCGACATTCCCTCGCACTGGACATCTCTGTCAACGAACTACGACGAGGATCGAACGCGGAGAACGGAGACCGGATCGAGTGGCTCTGCGGCGACGCCGAACGGTTGCCCGTCCGCGACGACTCGATCGATTTTGTCCTGGCCGCGGCTGTACTACACCACCTCCCGCAATGGAAAGACGCGATCCTGAACGAAATCTGTCGCGTTCTCAGCCCCGATGGGGTGTTCCTCTTCTTCGATCCATTGCGATACAATCCGTTCGCCATGTTCGCGCGTCGATTTCTCGAGACGCGAAAGCGGACCGAGGCCGAAGTTCCACTGAATCCGTTCACGCTTCGATCGACGCTGGAGGCGTCGTTCGAAACGGTCGATCTAACCGGGTTTTACGTAATCTCTCCGATCTGTACGCTCCTGGATGCGATCGCACCAATCGACCTCGAAGGAGCGATATACGAACTCGCCGAAATCGAACGACGGCTCTCGAAACGAGGGTTACTGCCGATGACTGCAGAGGTCGTCGGGATCGCTACCGATCCGCGGTGA
- a CDS encoding GNAT family N-acetyltransferase, protein MSVRISVLNPADRESWNEYVERSPQGSVFHRYDALRTQAAYSDARIYPLVGYKGEEPIGIFPVFESHTGPVAFAFSPPHGLHVPALGPALLNMDQLKQRKREKRHSRFIDGCFEWIDRELEPTYTSIRTSWRYDDMRPFKWNGFDVHPSYTYVVDLETDEETLIRRFSRTTRRTIRNHLDDEYTVTVGGVDAARWIMEQVVGRFEEQGKTATMSPSFVVELYERLPEGVVNPYVLSVDGDPVTGTILLVDGETAHRWQGGTKPGTSLPANELLEWRMLTDAMERGVSEYEIVDANIPRINEWKSKYNPNVRTYYTMQRTGQGMAAAVQLYLRLRDRNGLVTKLAPG, encoded by the coding sequence ATGAGTGTTAGAATTTCGGTATTGAACCCCGCCGATCGTGAGTCGTGGAACGAATACGTCGAGCGGTCACCGCAAGGATCGGTCTTCCATCGGTACGATGCGCTCAGAACGCAGGCGGCGTACTCAGACGCCAGGATATACCCTCTCGTCGGGTACAAAGGCGAGGAACCGATCGGGATCTTTCCCGTTTTCGAAAGCCACACGGGCCCCGTCGCGTTCGCGTTCTCTCCACCGCACGGGTTACACGTACCCGCTCTCGGTCCCGCGTTGCTCAACATGGACCAGCTCAAACAACGCAAACGGGAGAAGCGCCACAGTCGGTTCATCGATGGGTGTTTCGAGTGGATCGACCGCGAACTCGAGCCGACGTACACCTCGATTCGAACGTCGTGGCGGTACGACGACATGCGACCGTTCAAGTGGAACGGATTCGATGTCCACCCGAGTTACACGTACGTCGTCGACCTCGAGACCGACGAAGAGACGTTGATCCGTCGGTTCAGTCGAACGACGCGTCGAACCATCCGGAATCATCTCGACGACGAGTACACGGTGACAGTTGGCGGTGTCGACGCGGCCAGGTGGATCATGGAGCAAGTAGTCGGTCGATTCGAAGAGCAAGGAAAGACGGCGACGATGTCCCCGTCGTTCGTGGTCGAACTCTACGAGCGACTTCCTGAAGGTGTCGTGAACCCGTACGTGCTCTCCGTCGACGGAGACCCCGTCACCGGTACGATTCTCCTCGTGGACGGGGAGACGGCCCACCGGTGGCAAGGTGGAACAAAGCCGGGGACCTCACTCCCAGCGAACGAACTCCTCGAGTGGCGGATGCTCACCGATGCGATGGAACGCGGTGTCAGTGAGTACGAAATTGTCGACGCCAACATCCCGCGAATTAACGAGTGGAAGTCGAAGTACAATCCGAACGTCCGAACGTACTACACGATGCAACGAACCGGTCAGGGAATGGCCGCTGCCGTTCAGCTGTATCTCAGACTTCGAGATCGTAATGGACTCGTCACGAAACTCGCACCCGGCTGA
- a CDS encoding polysaccharide biosynthesis C-terminal domain-containing protein has translation MRNSFSSAVVSIIVSKAYILLLGVGFTPVLVRLLGPVEYGRYALVLSVYSVVGIVLVSGTGDTVRKYISERSDAAWQAAIFGYVFRAVFVIGLLAATLLSLAAYTGLAASTFGPAFTSLFYVLAAYLVFNQLATHVLWTLMGLQLESRSEPLKVIKETLFVAFAITFVYLGYGVEGVLLGSIVSSAFTIVFGLGIVSRLLPFRQALFPSDVGLPKRQILTYTVSTIGFFLFLTSLYHVDVLLLQVWLSDEFVGYYKGALVIAEVLWFAPIAVQYALLQRVSHLWERGDIDAIERQSQIVTRYVFLFTTLLVLGLAALAADFVPLYLGESFRPAITPLLLLLPGVLGFAVARPSLAINQARRSLRPLLLATGASSLINLLLNLLLIPSYGMIGAAIATSIGYGSLVVFQTAIARRLGYRPLAGIRWGATFVTIIVSATSIFLVSWTIESSILSLVIVPPFGAVVFAVASVMTGAITSDDLEEIATATALPKTIERHLLELLERIPTFHD, from the coding sequence ATGCGCAATTCATTTTCATCCGCGGTCGTCTCGATCATCGTTTCGAAGGCATACATCTTGCTACTCGGAGTGGGGTTCACACCAGTTCTCGTTCGGCTTCTCGGACCAGTCGAGTACGGTCGGTACGCGCTCGTCCTGTCCGTCTACTCCGTCGTCGGAATCGTTCTGGTCTCGGGAACGGGCGATACGGTTCGAAAGTACATCTCCGAGCGGTCGGACGCGGCGTGGCAAGCTGCCATTTTCGGGTACGTGTTCAGAGCGGTGTTCGTGATTGGGCTCCTCGCCGCTACGCTACTCTCTCTGGCGGCGTACACGGGTCTCGCAGCATCCACGTTCGGACCGGCGTTTACGTCACTCTTCTACGTGCTTGCCGCGTACCTCGTTTTCAACCAGCTGGCGACGCACGTCCTGTGGACGCTCATGGGACTCCAACTGGAGTCTCGCTCGGAACCGCTAAAAGTAATCAAGGAGACGCTATTCGTCGCGTTCGCGATCACGTTCGTCTACCTCGGATACGGCGTCGAGGGCGTATTGCTCGGATCCATCGTCTCCAGTGCGTTCACTATCGTGTTCGGATTGGGCATCGTCAGTCGTCTGTTACCTTTTCGCCAGGCCCTCTTCCCGAGCGATGTGGGCCTTCCGAAACGACAGATACTCACCTACACCGTGAGTACGATCGGCTTCTTCCTCTTTTTGACGTCCCTGTACCACGTCGACGTGCTCTTGCTCCAGGTCTGGCTATCCGACGAGTTCGTGGGATACTACAAAGGTGCGCTGGTGATCGCCGAAGTTCTTTGGTTCGCGCCGATCGCCGTTCAGTACGCACTATTGCAGCGGGTTTCACACCTCTGGGAGCGCGGGGATATCGACGCTATCGAGCGGCAATCTCAGATCGTTACTCGCTACGTGTTCCTGTTTACGACGTTGCTGGTACTCGGCCTCGCTGCGCTGGCAGCCGACTTCGTTCCGCTATACCTGGGCGAGTCGTTTCGACCGGCAATCACGCCCCTGTTGTTGCTGCTCCCGGGCGTACTCGGGTTCGCGGTCGCCAGACCGTCCCTCGCCATCAACCAGGCCAGGCGATCGCTTCGTCCGCTCCTCCTCGCGACGGGCGCCAGTTCGCTGATTAATTTACTGTTGAACCTGTTATTGATTCCGAGCTACGGAATGATCGGGGCCGCCATCGCGACGTCTATCGGCTACGGGAGTCTCGTCGTGTTCCAGACGGCCATCGCTCGCCGATTGGGATACCGACCGCTCGCGGGCATCCGCTGGGGGGCTACGTTCGTCACGATCATCGTATCAGCCACGTCGATATTTCTCGTTTCGTGGACGATCGAGTCGTCGATCCTCTCGCTCGTGATCGTCCCACCGTTCGGTGCGGTCGTGTTCGCCGTCGCCTCGGTCATGACCGGCGCGATTACGAGCGACGACCTCGAAGAAATCGCGACCGCGACGGCGTTACCGAAGACGATCGAACGGCACCTGCTCGAACTGCTCGAGCGGATTCCGACGTTCCACGATTGA
- a CDS encoding nucleotide sugar dehydrogenase has product MSNTANASSAFTPSANRICVVGLGYVGLPLACEFDSVGYDVRGYDVDTDKVRTLERGLDPTGDVSDRSIAESSIQFTTDPRVISTADYVVVAVPTPVDELEKPDLSLVERAGETVGEHLTAGATVVLESTVYPGATRELFVPALERGSSLTAGEDFGVGYSPERIVPGDDDHDLRNVVKIVSGLTERSRADLVDLYGSIVDAGVHEAPTIETAEAAKCVENTQRDLNIALVNELAVACTHLGIETQAVLDAAKTKWNFHDYRPGLVGGHCIPVDPFYLAYESERNGFKLELVRTAREINDYVPTHVGEMTVKTLNDAENVLKHSTVLILGLTYKPNVADLRSSIGGVIDYLREYGVSVVGYDPHAADAEIRERFDIDVAPEPSGEGIDAVVIGTPHDVFDELDVGGLLAEMNENPVLVDVDGTFEDRAGEHNCRYWRL; this is encoded by the coding sequence GTGAGCAATACCGCGAATGCGAGCAGTGCTTTCACTCCGTCTGCCAACCGGATCTGCGTCGTTGGACTCGGCTACGTCGGACTCCCGCTCGCGTGCGAGTTCGATAGCGTCGGGTACGACGTCCGCGGCTACGACGTCGATACGGACAAGGTTCGAACGCTCGAACGCGGACTCGATCCGACGGGCGACGTCAGCGACCGATCGATCGCCGAGAGTTCAATACAGTTTACGACCGATCCAAGGGTGATATCGACGGCCGATTACGTCGTCGTGGCGGTGCCGACTCCGGTCGACGAACTCGAGAAGCCGGACCTCAGCCTGGTCGAACGGGCGGGGGAGACAGTCGGCGAACATCTCACCGCGGGGGCGACTGTCGTCCTCGAGTCGACGGTGTATCCGGGGGCGACTCGCGAGCTATTCGTTCCGGCACTCGAACGAGGCTCGAGCCTGACGGCGGGCGAGGATTTCGGCGTCGGCTATTCACCCGAACGAATCGTCCCGGGCGACGACGATCACGATCTGCGCAACGTCGTCAAGATCGTGAGCGGATTGACCGAGAGGTCGCGGGCGGATCTCGTCGACCTCTACGGATCGATCGTCGACGCAGGCGTCCACGAAGCGCCGACGATCGAAACTGCCGAAGCCGCGAAGTGCGTCGAGAATACGCAGCGCGACCTCAACATTGCGCTGGTGAACGAACTCGCGGTGGCGTGTACGCACCTGGGGATCGAGACACAGGCCGTGCTCGACGCGGCGAAGACGAAGTGGAACTTTCACGACTACCGACCTGGCCTCGTCGGCGGTCACTGTATTCCGGTCGATCCGTTCTACCTCGCCTACGAGAGCGAACGAAACGGCTTCAAACTCGAACTCGTTCGAACCGCGCGCGAGATCAACGACTACGTACCAACCCACGTCGGAGAGATGACTGTAAAGACCCTGAACGACGCCGAAAACGTGCTCAAGCACAGTACCGTCCTGATCCTCGGACTGACTTACAAGCCGAATGTGGCGGATCTCAGATCGTCGATCGGCGGCGTGATCGACTACCTCCGCGAGTACGGCGTCTCCGTCGTCGGATACGACCCGCACGCGGCCGACGCCGAGATCCGAGAGCGCTTCGATATCGACGTCGCTCCCGAACCGTCCGGGGAGGGAATCGACGCCGTTGTGATCGGAACGCCCCACGACGTCTTCGACGAACTCGACGTCGGTGGGTTACTCGCCGAGATGAACGAGAATCCCGTCCTCGTCGACGTCGACGGGACGTTCGAGGACCGGGCGGGCGAACACAATTGTCGCTACTGGAGGTTGTGA